From Chryseobacterium joostei, the proteins below share one genomic window:
- a CDS encoding phosphotransferase enzyme family protein, producing the protein MELKDIIIQFIGTENCIISPINNGLINTTYLVENKENEEKFILQKINHHVFKQPEIIINNHLAVNHLLQNSNYPLLFIKPISSSIGNFIVKDENMESWRMTGFIEDTKTFFKIPDSATAYASAKAIGRFLNAINPNTLPDIQTPIPDFINFEKRILDYKDSLHGADRTLLNNASAEIEATNQLLSLPQQWIDMEKSHLLPKRIIHGDPNIRNILFKESRPLAIIDLDTVMISTLLYDFGDITRSYTNTTNEDDGTAKENFNTEIYQAVKEGFLFDLKEKLVSEEIENLDYAAQVVIYIQAVRFLTDYLNGSTYYSTNYAEHNLDRTRNQLELLKGLKKYLEID; encoded by the coding sequence ATGGAATTAAAAGATATTATCATTCAATTTATTGGCACCGAAAATTGCATAATCTCTCCCATCAACAACGGATTGATTAATACAACTTATCTTGTAGAAAATAAGGAAAACGAAGAAAAGTTTATTCTGCAAAAGATCAATCATCATGTTTTCAAACAGCCTGAAATTATCATCAACAATCACTTAGCGGTCAACCACCTTCTTCAAAATAGTAATTATCCGTTACTCTTCATCAAACCCATTTCATCTTCCATCGGAAACTTCATTGTAAAAGATGAGAATATGGAATCATGGAGAATGACCGGTTTTATAGAGGATACCAAAACTTTCTTTAAAATACCGGATTCCGCCACAGCCTATGCATCAGCAAAGGCAATAGGGCGCTTTCTCAACGCGATTAATCCCAATACTCTACCAGATATCCAAACACCAATTCCTGATTTTATCAATTTTGAAAAAAGAATTTTAGATTATAAAGATTCTTTGCATGGAGCTGACCGTACTTTACTCAATAATGCTTCTGCTGAAATTGAAGCTACCAACCAGCTACTATCATTGCCACAACAATGGATTGATATGGAAAAAAGTCATTTGCTTCCCAAAAGGATTATTCATGGAGATCCTAATATCAGAAATATTCTTTTCAAAGAATCAAGACCTCTGGCTATTATCGATCTGGATACCGTAATGATTTCCACACTGTTATATGACTTTGGTGATATTACCAGATCTTATACCAATACAACCAATGAAGATGATGGAACTGCCAAGGAGAATTTCAACACTGAAATATATCAGGCTGTAAAAGAGGGCTTTTTATTTGACTTAAAAGAAAAACTGGTTTCTGAAGAAATTGAAAATCTTGATTATGCAGCACAGGTTGTAATCTACATTCAGGCGGTACGTTTTCTGACAGATTATCTGAATGGAAGTACCTATTATTCTACCAACTATGCTGAACATAACCTGGATAGAACAAGAAATCAGCTGGAGCTATTGAAAGGATTGAAAAAGTATTTGGAAATTGATTAA
- a CDS encoding DNA-deoxyinosine glycosylase produces the protein MQNRISSFPPHIDDQSEILILGSIPGVKSLEKQQYYAHPQNKFWKIILELLNEEFTEDYSKRLEVLKKHHIALWDVIDSCERKGSLDSEIKNEEANQIAELLDEYTNIKAVFSNGGKSYKNLQKLLGKNYRLPIFLLPSTSPLHTISFERKFEEWKKILEFLK, from the coding sequence ATGCAAAACCGTATTTCCTCATTTCCACCGCATATTGATGATCAGTCTGAAATTTTAATTCTAGGCTCCATTCCGGGAGTAAAATCATTGGAAAAGCAACAATATTATGCCCATCCGCAAAATAAATTCTGGAAAATCATCTTGGAATTACTGAATGAGGAATTTACCGAAGATTATAGCAAAAGACTGGAAGTATTAAAGAAACATCATATTGCCCTTTGGGACGTCATTGATTCCTGTGAAAGAAAAGGAAGCCTGGATTCTGAAATTAAAAATGAAGAAGCCAATCAAATTGCTGAACTGCTGGATGAATATACTAACATTAAAGCAGTTTTCAGTAACGGAGGAAAATCTTATAAAAACTTACAAAAACTTTTAGGAAAAAACTATAGACTGCCTATTTTTCTGTTGCCATCTACAAGTCCACTCCACACCATCTCCTTTGAGAGAAAGTTTGAAGAATGGAAGAAAATTCTTGAATTTCTGAAATAA